A window from Salvia miltiorrhiza cultivar Shanhuang (shh) chromosome 2, IMPLAD_Smil_shh, whole genome shotgun sequence encodes these proteins:
- the LOC131008315 gene encoding uncharacterized protein LOC131008315 has translation MNLPESAKLLLVTNGGDTVKLFDMLVEPQNPCVLTHSPSPGSRLRVVRWNHKTGDSPAQQSVEPSVTWGNDQSTGWTSWDEPNPYQYDRPTTDRCWGPADDQYTYEPQFVEDAGNIDEDYVPSSEAETDTSTSKDLSEPENVRRAGIEYAGWQNLQIDEDDDEQVPGADELTNWLVPVIPLDAAAALLDIEDYQLLPRELSKNMYFNSKDDLIVAIGLWNMKQGKEFSVSKSDSRRVYVKCKHSDTCPFKLHASSQDGVIWGVYKFTNEHSCDGELGRVARIKAPAKVVAAYLAQKIHDDCEILKPKAIQLELRREFGVQIKYDVALRARNRATEMVYGRHDQSFEMLPKYLYMLRQSNPGSRVEWEVDDDGRFKHLFVALAASATPFMFSLRPVIVVDGTHLKGKNRGILFVAVTKDGNESLFPLAYGVGPKENDESWSYFMSRIRRVYGQADPLLIVSDQHISIANAIRNELPNATHGLCYYHLQNNLKHYGKAVVEVYRQAAFAYEKSDFNRAMNALKVMKRAAYDKLMGIGPEKWARSMCPMPVRRYSFMTSNAAEAFNSRLLWARRLPICSMLEAIRIVIEKWFSERLRAAQQIEQGLTVEAGKRVAIEVQKSRRYTAQRLSGMKYKVQTADRSFKVDLEKKKCECRVFQLDQLPCSHSIAAISEAGDTIAEYVDSYYTNDFLIDTYSREVNNLPPRRQWLVPEHIAEQVVLPLIVKGQAGRPKEGRHRGGGEGTSTQADESSSIRRRKPKKCSICHEEGHSKRTCAGRATEPRE, from the exons CCGGAGATTCACCGGCGCAACAAAGTGTTGAACCGTCGGTCACTTGGGGTAATGATCAGTCAACGGGTTGGACTTCATGGGATGAGCCAAATCCGTACCAGTACGATCGCCCAACAACTGATCGCTGTTGGGGTCCAGCTGATGATCAATATACGTACGAGCCTCAGTTTGTGGAGGATGCTGGTAATATAGATGAAGATTATGTTCCATCGTCTGAAGCCGAGACTGATACAAGCACCTCTAAAGACTTGTCGGAGCCAGAGAACGTGAGAAGGGCGGGGATTGAATATGCAGGTTGGCAGAATTTGCAGATCGACGAGGATGATGACGAACAGGTTCCTGGAGCAGAtgaactaactaattggttagttccggTTATCCCGTTGGACGCCGCAGCGGCACTTTTGGATATTGAAGATTATCAGCTATTGCCTCGGGAGTTGTCaaagaatatgtatttcaatagcaaagatgatctgatcgttgcaatcggtctgtggaacatgaagcaggGCAAGGAATTTTCTGTCAGCAAATCAGACAGCAGACGAGTCTACGTCAAATGCAAGCATTCAGATACGTGCCCCTTCAAGCTCCATGCATCGTCACAAGATGGAGTCATTTGGGGAGTGTATAAGTTCACCAATGAGCACTCATGCGACGGTGAGCTAGGGCGCGTAGCGCGAATAAAGGCCCCCGCAAAAGTCGTCGCAGCATATTTAGCACAGAAGATACACGACGATTGCGAGATCTTGAAGCCGAAGGCCATCCAGCTGGAGCTGCGACGTGAGTTTGGCGTACAGATCAAGTACGATGTTGCATTGCGAGCCCGTAATCGAGCCACTGAGATGGTTTATGGTCGACATGATCAGTCCTTCGAGATGCTGCCCAAGTACTTATACATGTTGAGACAATCCAATCCCGGTTCGAGGGTGGAGTGGGAAGTTGACGATGATggccgattcaaacacttatttgttgctcttgcagcttcggctacccctttcatgttcagcttacggccagtgattgtcgtcgatggcacacacttgaagggcaagaataggggtattttgtttgttgcagtGACGAAAGACGGCAACGAGAGTTTGTTCCCACTCGCGTATGGTGTTGGCCCGAAAGAAAACGATGAATCGTGGAGTTATTTCATGTCACGCATTCGACGTGTTTATGGCCAAGCCGATCCACTTTTGATTGTCTCTGATCAGCATATCTCCATTGCCAATGCTATCAGAAATGAGTTACCAAATGCAACCCACGGCCTATGCTACTACCATTTGCAAAATAACCTGAAGCATTACGGTAAGGCAGTGGTCGAGGTGTATCGACAAGCTGCATTTGCGTACGAGAAGTCCGACTTCAATAGGgctatgaacgccctgaagGTTATGAAGAGAGCCGCGTACGATAAACTAATGGGGATTGGGCCGGAGAAGTGGGCTCGTTCGATGTGTCCTATGCCTGTGCGACGCTACAGTTTTATGACATCAAATGCTGCTGAAGCTTTTAATTCCAGATTGTTGTGGGCAAGAAGACTTCCTATATGCTCGATGTTAGAGGCAATCAGAATTGTTATTGAGAAATGGTTCAGCGAGCGACTAAGGGCTGCACAACAAATCGAGCAAGGCTTGACTGTTGAGGCTGGTAAAAGGGTAGCTATTGAAGTCCAAAAAAGTCGTCGATACACTGCACAAAGGTTGAGTGGCATGAAGTATAAGGTGCAAACTGCTGACAGAAGCTTCAAGGTGGATCtagagaagaaaaaatgcgaATGTCGAGTATTTCAGCTAGACCAACTGCCCTGTTCTCATTCAATCGCTGCAATAAG tGAAGCCGGTGATACGATCGCGGAGTATGTAGACTCGTACTACACGAATGACTTTCTTATCGATACTTACTCTCGCGAAGTTAATAATCTCCCGCCGAGACGCCAGTGGTTGGTTCCCGAGCACATCGCTGAGCAGGTTGTATTACCTCTGATTGTAAAAGGTCAAGCGGGGCGCCCAAAAGAAGGTAGACATCGAGGTGGTGGTGAAGGCACCAGCACACAAGCCGACGAGTCTTCTAGTATCAGGCGTCGTAAACCAAAGAAGTGCAGCATCTGCCATGAAGAAGGACACAGCAAGAGAACGTGCGCTGGCAGGGCGACTGAGCCCAGGGAGTAG
- the LOC131008316 gene encoding uncharacterized protein LOC131008316, with protein MNNTIILDTDWFIYLQGEWDALLEKWARSEFTPEEYHILTHGAVADGWQPRIDWLCQIRGKAVKGHELPPGHIGWMDATQVLMPVIIGHHFVLCRIRLGELVCEVYDPVFHKLSPRQQDGRVGELLPLLRLLPIVLQLARWLDDTSIDSTVAKEKYPLMTAVFAPAEVQFHQQDSVSCGPFVCMYAERLISGSPSIEWGNHNVAAYRAKIARSIFSLCETRKARITRLGFA; from the exons ATGAATAACACAATCATATTAGATACGGATTGGTTT ATATACCTCCAGGGCGAGTGGGACGCTCTATTGGAGAAGTGGGCAAGAAGTGAGTTTACTCCAGAGGAGTATCATATATTGACGCATGGAGCAGTAGCTGATGGTTGGCAGCCCCGGATAGACTGGCTCTGCCAAATACGTGGAAAAGCCGTTAAGGGCCATGAACTTCCTCCTGGTCATATAGGATGGATGGATGCCACACAG GTTCTCATGCCAGTCATAATCGGCCACCATTTTGTCCTATGTCGGATCCGGTTAGGAGAATTGGTTTGCGAGGTCTATGACCCAGTATTCCACAAGCTATCACCTCGACAGCAGGATGGTCGAGTTGGTGAACTACTGCCTTTACTGAGATTGTTGCCAATTGTCCTTCAGTTGGCGAGGTGGCTAGACGACACATCCATTGATTCGACAGTGGCAAAGGAGAAGTACCCACTTATGACAGCGGTGTTTGCTCCAGCGGAGGTTCAGTTTCACCAGCAGGACTCTGTCAGCTGCGGGCCTTTCGTCTGCATGTATGCAGAACGACTGATATCTGGCTCTCCATCCATTGAGTGGGGTAACCACAACGTGGCGGCATACAGAGCCAAGATTGCTAGATCTATATTTTCGCTGTGTGAAACTAGGAAAGCCCGTATCACTAGACTTGGTTTTGCATAG